CGGCGCTGGGCGCCGTACACGTCCGGGCGGCCGGTGATGTGGGCGATCCGGGTACGCCCCCGGGACAGCAGGTGCTCCACGGCCGCGCGGGCGCCGCCGTAGTTGTCCGAGTCCACCGAGGTGAGCGTCTCCGCGGCCGAGCGCGGGCCGCTGATCACCGCCGGGATCTCCAGCTGGGCCAGCAGATCGGGCAGCGGGTCGTCGGCGTGCACCGAGACCAGCAGGACGCCGTCCACCCGGTGGGCCGCCAGGTACTGGGCCAGCCGCCGCCGTTCCCGGTCGTTGCCCGCGAAGATCAGCAGCAACTGCGTCTCGGTCTCGGCCAGTTCGGCCCCCACCCCGTGCAGCATGTCGGAGAAGTACGGCTCGGCGAAGAACCGGGTCTCCGGCTCGGGCACCACCAGGGCGATGGCGTCGGTGCGGTTGGCGGCCAGGGCGCGGGCCGCGGTGTTGGGGACGTAACCGAGTTCGGCGACCGCCGCCTCCACCGCGGCGCGGGTCGCGTCGCTGACCCGGGGCGAGCCGTTGATCACGCGCGAGACCGTGCCGCGGCCGACTCCGGCCCGCGCGGCGACCTCCTCCAGGGTCGGCCGCCGGCCGCCCCGGCCCCGTCCACCGTTGACCGCCATGGTCGCGCCTCCCGTTCGCCGCCCTCAGGCCAGGAATGTAACAGCAGGGGCCGAACCGCCCCCGCGCCCATCGTCCCTCGCCGGGCCGGCTCCGTTGCCCCCCGCCCCCGGGAACGCGCAGGGGCGCGGCCGGGATCACGGCCGCGCCCCTCGGGCCCGTGGCCGGTCAGGCCCCCGCCTCGCTCACCGGCCGGCCGGCAGCGCGTTGTCGCGGATCACGCCGGCGTACCAGTGGGCGCTCGCCTTGGGGATGCGGCGCTGGGTGGGGTAGTCGACGTAGACGGCACCGAAGCGCTTCGAATAGCCGTAGGACCACTCGAAGTTGTCCAGCAGGGACCACAGGAAGTAGCCGCGGACGTCCGCCCCGTCGGCGATGGCCCGGTGCACCGCCTCCAGGTGGCCGTGCAGATAGGCGATGC
This Streptomyces misionensis DNA region includes the following protein-coding sequences:
- a CDS encoding LacI family DNA-binding transcriptional regulator — its product is MAVNGGRGRGGRRPTLEEVAARAGVGRGTVSRVINGSPRVSDATRAAVEAAVAELGYVPNTAARALAANRTDAIALVVPEPETRFFAEPYFSDMLHGVGAELAETETQLLLIFAGNDRERRRLAQYLAAHRVDGVLLVSVHADDPLPDLLAQLEIPAVISGPRSAAETLTSVDSDNYGGARAAVEHLLSRGRTRIAHITGRPDVYGAQRRVDGYRDALRAAGQEPDELLVEPGDFTEEGGRRAMSALLSRRPDLDAVFAGSDVTAAGARQVLREAGRRIPDDVALVGYDDSAIARHMDPPLTSVRQPIEQMGRTMISLLQAEVAGGTGPRQRHTVLPTELVPRASS